A single region of the Nicotiana sylvestris chromosome 6, ASM39365v2, whole genome shotgun sequence genome encodes:
- the LOC138871145 gene encoding uncharacterized protein, with product MPLVEKITNRIKCWTSKFLSSSGRVQLIKNVLFEMQTYWGQVFLLPKKIIQLVNAACRSFLWTGNQISSKRALISWDSNCMPTSAGGLNAMDFTWWNKAAVYKLMWAIHTKKDALWIKWIHSIYIKKKDFQTMSTPNQACWLVRKVFDIREWYLNIDSFANMNKFCRKGQFNIQKMYTLSRPQFPKVRWKALILGTTIPRHNFILWLALHHRLVTVDRLTAWGIQVDIRCILCNSGKDETMSHLFFDCQFSRNMWNILLNWMGERHQIGTWDEEVLWLMKRTKNGRPRNSILAFLYAAVIYHTWIERNMCRF from the coding sequence ATGCCATTAGTGGAGAAGATCACCAACAGAATAAAATGCTGGACCTCAAAATTCCTTTCTTCTAGTGGTAGAGTTCAACTGATCAAAAATGTGTTGTTTGAGATGCAAACATACTGGGGACAAGTGTTTTTGTTGCCAAAGAAGATTATACAATTGGTGAATGCTGCGTGCAGATCATTCCTATGGACAGGTAACCAGATCTCTTCGAAGAGAGCCTTGATATCTTGGGACAGTAATTGTATGCCAACTTCAGCTGGTGGCCTAAATGCCATGGACTTTACATGGTGGAACAAAGCAGCAGTATACAAACTAATGTGGGCAATACATACAAAAAAAGATGCTCTCTGGATCAAATGGATTCACTCTATCTACATAAAAAAGAAGGACTTCCAAACAATGAGTACTCCTAATCAAGCATGTTGGCTGGTAAGAAAGGTGTTTGATATTAGAGAATGGTACCTGAATATAGACTCCTTTGCAAACATGAATAAATTCTGCAGAAAGGGGCAATTTAATATACAAAAGATGTACACCTTATCGAGACCTCAGTTTCCAAAGGTTCGATGGAAAGCCTTAATATTAGGTACCACTATACCTAGACACAACTTCATTTTATGGCTAGCACTTCACCACAGGCTGGTCACAGTAGATAGGTTGACAGCATGGGGAATACAGGTTGATATCAGATGCATACTATGCAACAGTGGAAAAGATGAAACAATGTCTCACTTATTCTTTGATTGCCAATTTTCAAGGAACATGTGGAACATACTGCTAAACTGGATGGGAGAAAGACATCAAATTGGTACCTGGGATGAGGAAGTATTGTGGCtgatgaaaagaacaaaaaatggtAGACCCCGGAATAGCATCTTGGCATTTCTGTATGCAGCAGTGATATACCACACGTGGATAGAAAGGAATATGTGCAGGTTTTAG